The Chitinivorax sp. PXF-14 genome has a segment encoding these proteins:
- a CDS encoding ribonuclease domain-containing protein — MRRVLLLSLPLWLLSLPAAAASCGEVVGRLNQTLRPAVNQTELAEMLDSLNASGNRQLPAKFVTKNQARDAGWRPGRDLWSVPGLGGKSIGGDRFGNREGQLPPGKWREADLDFKGGKRGAKRLLFSSDGRRQVTVDHYRSFVEVPTCK, encoded by the coding sequence ATGCGTCGTGTGCTGTTGTTGAGCCTGCCCTTGTGGCTGCTGTCGCTGCCGGCCGCTGCCGCGAGTTGCGGCGAGGTTGTCGGGCGCCTGAATCAAACGCTGCGCCCGGCCGTCAACCAGACGGAGCTGGCCGAGATGCTGGATAGCCTGAACGCCAGCGGCAATCGCCAGCTGCCTGCCAAGTTCGTGACCAAGAACCAGGCGCGTGATGCCGGCTGGCGGCCTGGGCGCGATCTGTGGTCGGTGCCGGGGCTTGGCGGCAAGAGTATCGGCGGCGACCGCTTCGGCAACCGCGAGGGCCAGCTGCCGCCAGGCAAATGGCGCGAAGCCGATCTCGATTTCAAGGGCGGCAAACGCGGTGCCAAGCGGCTATTGTTCAGCAGCGATGGCCGCCGTCAGGTTACGGTCGACCACTACCGCAGTTTCGTCGAGGTGCCCACATGCAAGTAA